DNA sequence from the Coffea arabica cultivar ET-39 chromosome 11c, Coffea Arabica ET-39 HiFi, whole genome shotgun sequence genome:
TTGAACCCACAACCATATCCACTAAATTGTTCTTTCTCTTTGATATGTTGAACTCATCTCCCATTATCAACTGAAACAACCTCCAATAAACAGAGTTTGATTTTTGGATAAGTTCCTTTCATATTTTTGCTACTTTAACTTTAATTCCTGCTGCTTCCTATTTTGTATAGCAACATTTATAGTCTGCTGATCTTGCTTTAAACCTTTAGGAACCCAGACCTTTTGAGGTTTAAGAGGACATTTGAAAGGAGTATgcttaaattttctaaaatggctACAATTAGGTGGAGTCAATTTGTAATACAACTTCTGTATGAGCCATTAATTTCGATTAGAGTACTACAGTCTTTTTTGGAAACTATactgataaaattaaaatttaccgTTAGATTTGGAATAAGAGTTACAAACCCTTACATAATTTCAAGAGTTTAAATCATTAGATGTGCAAAATATAATTGGTTTAGAATCATTGATACAGTACGCAAAAGAGATGGTagtaattttccaattttgataCGTTGATACAATGTATCGTATCACTGAAAAAGCCTAATTTGCTCGAGGTCATTCTATCAGAATACAAAGGCTTTCGTATGTATATGATTAGCAAATTTGCTAAATTTTTTTGTGGCTTAGTGATACAATTTCAAATTGTGTAATTAAAGCCTCAAAGGAAAAGATGAAAGATCCTTCTTTCAGAGATCCAAATCAGGAgacccttcatttctttcagtGCACATTAGTGTTACCACATTTCTCCTTCCATCTCGCATTTAGTTGCTAATGGATTAAGGTCTTCAGAATAGTAGTGCAAGTGACCCTTACAGTTTGGGATTACCATAGTATTATAAGTATGGAATAGTGTGGCTCACGTAATATCGTATCTTGCGATGTATATAGTTAGATGCTTAAGAAAACTTGCTGTTTTTCAGGGCAATTAGAAGGAGTCAAACTCTTGGATTTCTTGAATTAGAATGAATAGCTGAGTGGCAATTCTAATCTTCTCAgctgtggtttttttttttttccagttagGTGACATATTGTCCGAATTTTTACTAGAATAAagcaaatgaaaaaagaaagaccAGTAAGTTAGATGCATTTATGCTTTTATTCAAATCCTTCAATACTTACAACTTAGAAAGAATGACACAAATTAACTAAGAATACGAAAGAAAGCCAATCTGACTTCATGTACACTTAAAGACACCAAAAACACAACAAATTTggaataaaaaaggaaaatactGAACTTGATCAGTCTTCCAGGAAAATGATGCTGGCTCTCAGTTTATGGAACTGCAAACCCGTCTAATGATCCCATCTTGACCTGTAAGGGGGCTTAAATCACCCATTTTAACCATTGCCGCACTAAAATCAGACGAGAAAGTTCGAGGATTTTTGCTATATTCTTTAACAATAGTATCAGTTGATGATCCATTGAAAAGGGTTTGGTCTGATATCAGAAGGCCTTTCTTCCGCACAAGATTCTTGTAGTAGTTGTTGTCGAATTGATTTGGTGTCACCAAATCAAGTGGTGCCAAATTGCTATTTCTGCCGGTTCGTGGGCACCGGCGACGGCGGGCGCTGGCAAAGCCTGCATTAATATCTGCTCCGTTGCTATATATCCTTTGCTGGAATGTAAAGCATTGTGCCTGGCCTACCGTGTGGGCTCCTGCATTTCAATTTCGAGTCCATAATCGCCATCAGGATCAAAACTATATATATTCAATGTGCAtatagaaaaatggaaaatgtaaaaaaattatGGATTGCATTTTCGAAAAGGTTGTAAATTATATACTCTACTTTCagtttcatatatatatatatatatatcatttttcccctttttttaattatgtgagaaGACAAAAATACGCTTGATCTTTGATACCTGAAATTTTCATATCAGAATGGTGAGACGAATAAGGGTTTTTAGTCTTTTAAACTAACAAACATAAAGGAgtaatgaataaaactaaaacttTAATTAGTTTATAAATCTTGTACTCTTTTGAGAAAGAAAAAATCATACACCGATTGGTTGCAAAATTTTTAGTTTGCATGTACGAATGATGGAAGTGGTTAGGGATGTGCATCTGAAAATATTCTAAAAGAATATTCTAGCACTTTTTGCAAATTTAATTTTGtgcacacccccccccccccccccccaaagcaaaaataaataaaaatcagaCTTGGCATATTGTTCCAAAAGTGAATGAAAAGAAACACAAGTATTACCTGATAGGGCAACCATTTCCCTGGGAGTAAAACCCTTGTTTGAAAATAGGGTAATAAGTCTATCAAGATGGTCAAAAGGGGCAGGAAGATCACTGTCTGCTAGGGAACGACTAGCAGTGGTAGAATCTCTTCTTCCCAGCTTTACGGTCCATGACGGACCCCCGACCTGATATTATGGGAATTATAAGAATTAAGAGGTGAAGGAATAATGAAGCACGATCTAGAACTTATATTTTCACATTctaacagaaaaagaaaatttaccCAATAATATCGTCTCTTTTATCTTGTCCTACTTTCTATTATCAAATCTCCTATAAATGATGTTTTTTAGGTTAAAGAAAAATTGTACCGTGCtctgatttaattattttacaaGCTCTTACATTCTGATTTTGgaaaacaagttttttttttccttttttatgttctcatttgattttattttattttttgcctaaattttagatttttcaaTAGCCAAAAAGTTATAATTTACAAATCTACGCAAAAGTAGATTTTACTGTTTCTGATTAGTTATTCTTTTGCAAGATCTGTAATAATGGAGAACAACCCCTCTATAGCTTTTATGTGACTTTCCAATCTACAGCTAGCACATGTGGTCTCTAGCTATCAACTTTTTGTCCTTTTTAATTTAGGCTTTGAGGATAATTTTGGTATCTAAACACAAATTAACAAGATAAGTGGAATCGAATGACTAATCTACTAAAAATCATTTATAGCAAAACCATCACAGATTTAGTTTTAACTGTTTTCAACTTTCCTACCCTTATTTGTGCTTGTTCATATTAAATCTTTGagaataaaaattttttcataATGCATAGAAATCTCTATATACTGCTAAAGAATAAAATGAATAATCCATTCTTATGCATCGTTATTTTTGTTTCCTTCTCTGTTCTGAGACTTCAAAAATggttaattacttaaatttttaCTTACAGCAACTGATGAATCTCTTGCAGCAACTGCAAGAATATCTGCACAAGAAACAACTCCAGGACATATTTTCTCCACTGCGGTTTTGGCATCCTCTATAACATTGAAACCTCTCGCAGAATGGTTATTCGCGTTTGATGTCTTCTCGCTTTGAATTGTAGGGGTCTCATCAAGCAATACTGATCCATCACAACCCTGTAAAAGGGCAGAATCAAATTTGGTTAAGCACACAACCAATGCTAGCAATGATTAAACTATAAGGATTAGATCTAGTTATCCATATCCTCGAATTTGAATTTGTGTGGACCAATATTGTTTTTTTACATTCTTTATGAATGCTTTTACTGCCTTCTGCCTTAGACTTGGCCAAGTATAGTACATTCCAAGAACTAAAGTGCACAATACATATTTTGCGGAATGCACTACGTGTGAGAGGGTTTCCACATTTTGGAACAGTTAGAGACGTACCCATGCCCATGTAAACGTAGGCAGCCTCCAAAGACAGTACAAGTTGAATAGTGGAGTATACAAGCTTTAGAAGATTTTTGGGCGCAAATCATTTACTACAGTCTACAAAATAGAcgtgtttcaaatttttttaaggtcagaaaacaaaatttatggTATTTATCGTTATTCTAGCATGCCCATAATGTCATCCTGGTCATGTGTGGGTGAAAGATGCTGAAATTCAGATCTGTCCACGGAAACTCGACCAAGGGAAAGAGAACCTTATAGGTGGATGGGCGGATCCGAATCACAACAGTGACCTATGGTTAGCTAGGCTGCATTACGAACTGTAGAAATTCAAAAGGACTTGCAAGGTTAGATAAAGGATGAGATTTATGTTTAGTGCATGAAACGTATTGCTTGCACTGATAAATCCCAAACCTAAACTCACCAACAAGTCAAGTTGATGTGTTTGTAAACTGTACTGTATGAAAATGTTGTGTAGCTTAAAtcattttttgagaaataaCCGTGTAAACTCTCAAATATGTTAGTTATGGACTAACCTGCACGAAGCAATCATGGAAATGGAGGCGAATCAACGACGCGGCCATCCTCCGTTCATGCGATATCGCTGACCGGATAGTGGAACGGATTTTAGTGAGAGCATTAGGGCAAGTATAATCATAAAATGTAGGTGAAAGGTGTGCTTCACAACCAAAGCTAGAAAGAAGAAGCAGTAGAGATAGTGCAGAAATTGCACCAAAAAATTTGTTCACAGCCATTTATATCAGTTTCAAGAATCTTGAAGAAATTTATGCCTTGCAAAATTTTCAAAGgaagttttctttttccaacTATGGATGATTGATAGAGCATAGAGGGTCACTCAATTTATAGTTGCATTATGGCACTGTGCACTATGGAAATGTGTCGGCCGTTATTATCGGCTGCTGAGATTTCCCTGTAACGCATTGATGTATCACAGCCTAACATCTAAGAAGCTCACTTGCTCTTTTTGTTTTGAAGATTCTTCAATGCAAGGCTTTCCACTTTTCAATGCACGGCTCTATATAGGACCAATTCTCTTATTGCATCATAGACGGATTGATAGATTAATTTGAAGTCAACTGTAAGAAATGAAGTAGGTATTGCTATTCAATTTAGAATGAGTAGTCGTTTTTTAAGATCTTGATTAGAGATGAATATGACTTAATAGTTTTTAATATGGTATTGAAATGTGCAGATAATTCTTGATTTTACAAGTCATACAAACATTAAAGTTCCATCAGGTGTGCTTTACTAGAGATTGTGAAGGCTTATAACTGAAATGGATTGGAGAATTATAAGCTCTGTGTCTATTAGAAATTTATGCGAAAATTTTTAGGAAATATGATCACCTTTTTCTCCAGTCACCGTTCCTAATCAGATGTATTACATAtcaaaaagtgttattctactATTTCATAAACTTACTTTTCTAAATAGTACT
Encoded proteins:
- the LOC113715447 gene encoding lignin-forming anionic peroxidase; translated protein: MAVNKFFGAISALSLLLLLSSFGCEAHLSPTFYDYTCPNALTKIRSTIRSAISHERRMAASLIRLHFHDCFVQGCDGSVLLDETPTIQSEKTSNANNHSARGFNVIEDAKTAVEKICPGVVSCADILAVAARDSSVAVGGPSWTVKLGRRDSTTASRSLADSDLPAPFDHLDRLITLFSNKGFTPREMVALSGAHTVGQAQCFTFQQRIYSNGADINAGFASARRRRCPRTGRNSNLAPLDLVTPNQFDNNYYKNLVRKKGLLISDQTLFNGSSTDTIVKEYSKNPRTFSSDFSAAMVKMGDLSPLTGQDGIIRRVCSSIN